The Aerococcus loyolae genome contains the following window.
GATGAAGAAAAGGAAGTTAAGCAGTAATCCGCATTAAGGAGTTGTGTTAGGGTTTGGAAGCAAAAAAGCAAATTCTTTTAATCGATGCTGAAGAAGAATGGGTGCATTACCTTGGTGATGAGTTAAATAGTGAAAATTATTTTGCCACAATCGCTCATGATGGCCCAATGGGCTTAGAACTGGCTCATCAACACCAATGGGATTTGATTTTACTTGATTTAGATTTGCCTTTGTTAAATGGCCTAGAGGTCATGCGCCGCTTGCGGCAAGAGATGACGGTCCCAATTCTAGTGATGACCCAGCGTTCATCGGTCATTGACCAAGTGTCCGCCTTGGACCAAGGAGCTGATGGTTATTTAATTAAGCCGCTTCCAATTGAAGTTTTTTTAGCACACATACGCTCAATTTTAAGGCGTATGACCATTGAAGCCAATGAAAACCACATTAGACAGACCCGCTTGGTATTTCGCGATTTACTAGTTGAAAAAGAAAATCATCTTGCCTATCGTGGCGAAGAGGTCTTAGACTTGACCAAACGCGAGTATGACCTATTAGTAATTTTTATGGAGAATATCAATAAGGTGTTGAGCCGGGAAAAATTACTTAAAGATGTCTGGGGCTTTCAAAGTGTGGTTGAAACCAATGTCGTGGACGTTTATATACGTTACCTACGCAATAAAATTGATCCCAATAGAAATCAAAAGTATATCCAAACCATCCGCGGTGCTGGTTATGTCATGCGCGATGAAGATAACTCTTAGCATAATAAAGACATCAAAATACCCCCTAACTGTTCGCTTAATGAGCTAGCAGCTAGGGGGTATTTTAGTTTGAATACTTACTTAAAACTTTATTTCTTTCTGTTTTGTTTTCCCGCATTCCGGTTAGATTTATGGGGCTTAGTTGCTGAAGTTGAGGAATTTGCTGTATGGGTGACGTCTTTTACTGAATTATTGGGTTTATAATGTTGGTCAAAGCGGATGGGATTACCCTTCATTTCATCTTCCACTTTGGCTTTAATAC
Protein-coding sequences here:
- a CDS encoding response regulator transcription factor, whose translation is MEAKKQILLIDAEEEWVHYLGDELNSENYFATIAHDGPMGLELAHQHQWDLILLDLDLPLLNGLEVMRRLRQEMTVPILVMTQRSSVIDQVSALDQGADGYLIKPLPIEVFLAHIRSILRRMTIEANENHIRQTRLVFRDLLVEKENHLAYRGEEVLDLTKREYDLLVIFMENINKVLSREKLLKDVWGFQSVVETNVVDVYIRYLRNKIDPNRNQKYIQTIRGAGYVMRDEDNS